In one Halosimplex halophilum genomic region, the following are encoded:
- a CDS encoding DUF7500 family protein, giving the protein MAKGDDEPIDGDDGPILSPDELDITDDEHVAEIDDGRYVVSPGDPIGDVPSVDDRSSTESAPEPTPEPAAGPAPELTEEAVHEFLATQFDDSGSRYGFDITATFDGATRQRQMVSNDVVTIFESLVLWYAQQIDGKTPVEEVLGILLMEANVPVRYPPSSLRRLLESTELSPDDSIADLIAAVGDEDGFRI; this is encoded by the coding sequence ATGGCCAAGGGCGACGACGAACCGATCGACGGGGACGACGGCCCCATCCTCTCGCCCGACGAGCTCGACATCACCGACGACGAGCACGTCGCCGAGATAGACGACGGCCGCTACGTCGTCTCCCCGGGCGACCCCATCGGGGACGTGCCGTCGGTCGACGACCGCTCGTCGACCGAATCGGCCCCCGAACCGACACCTGAACCGGCCGCAGGACCGGCGCCGGAGCTGACCGAGGAGGCCGTCCACGAGTTCCTCGCGACCCAGTTCGACGACTCGGGGTCGCGGTACGGCTTCGACATCACGGCGACGTTCGACGGGGCGACCCGCCAGCGACAGATGGTCTCGAACGACGTGGTGACGATCTTCGAGAGCCTCGTCCTGTGGTACGCCCAGCAGATCGACGGCAAGACGCCCGTCGAGGAGGTGCTGGGGATCCTGCTCATGGAGGCGAACGTCCCCGTCCGCTACCCCCCCTCCAGCCTCCGGCGGCTGCTCGAATCGACCGAGCTCTCCCCGGACGACTCGATCGCGGACCTCATCGCCGCCGTCGGCGACGAGGACGGCTTCCGGATCTGA